The following nucleotide sequence is from Oreochromis niloticus isolate F11D_XX linkage group LG9, O_niloticus_UMD_NMBU, whole genome shotgun sequence.
cctccaaacgccttcgacgcttattcccttccgatgctgacggtggatcatggagaccagcgcataggctgcagtcccggatgtactgtctaaatcggctgtctctcaccctttacctatccctgttgcttgtcatgtgtttctttggtgtattaagagtttttttcatgtgctatgtgcagaggtgttttttttctattctcaaactgatctccctgttggagctcagtctgggaggagttattttttttctccttatctttcctcatgtggtgcattttccattgttatacctctctgacctgtcttccccatgtgatgtttttgtgtaatgtatgcaTGGTCGGatgggtaagatggcgccgccattgcatGCAATAGGTCAgcagccttatgaaatttccccttgtgggactaatgaaggtatatcaaatcaaatcaaatcaaggagacaatttctttaaaaaaacccccaaaaaaccagtgtaaaagctgctgcaggaacacatttttgtttttgatgtttaAAGGCTGAACAACCGCACAGTGACGGATGAAGTATAATTTTGATTTTTATAAAATGAAATTCAGTCTCTTATGAAGCACATCACTTTGTCTCCTCACTCATGAAGCATATCACAAAGAAAATtagaaaaagggaaaattaaAAAGGGAAAATTCACAGCTCCATCTCTGCTCTTCTTGAACCAGGTGAAGCTGCTGACTGGAGGTTTGGCTCTGCTGGAGCAGGTCAGCTTCACCCAGCTGCCTGCTAACACCAAACCTGATGGACTGATGGATGCTGAGGTGTTTTTAGGAACATCTGGAGAAAAAGAAATATCCCATAGATCAAACTCTGACTGTCACCACACAAAGATGATCAGTGTGCTCACAAGAATTGTGATCCCCACAGTCTTCACTATAGTGTAGACACGAACCAGTTCTGTAATTCAAGAAGATTTCAGAGAATAGAAATCTGCATGAAATGACAGAAtaaatgtttaacagtaaattGTCTGCTGACTGtgtggagagaagaggagacaCGCAAAACGAAAAAATTGATTCTTAACCGAAAGCAAGCCGTTTATTGtggctaatttaaaaaaaaaaaaccaaaggcAAACCCAATTCAATGATAAACAAACACCTAAACTGGGAAGActagaaagaaaacattaaacatgaaaaCCTGGCATGGATACATTAAAACCTAAAAACATGGCAACAACATAACAGATGACCAGACAAGGAATAAATGACAGCATACCACATAAATACACATGAGGGTGACGAGGGAAaaggaaacacatggggaacacagctgggacgaATGAGCATAATGACAAGACAGGAGgaagtaaactgaacacacagaACATGAGATGTAAACCTGTCAAAGTAcaacaggaaacacgcagacTAAGACACACAGGCTTGCCATGAAGAACCAACGAGGAAAACGCATACTATAAACCCAGACACAGGGAAATGGAAACTGGAGACGAGACATGGACATAACTAAGCAACAAACAGGACTTGATGGCTAGGGAAACAGAGAAACTGAAATTGAAACTAAATCTTAAATTATACAAAATGGAAGATAATAACACAAAAAGGGCAAGCAACTCAAATTGCTGGGTCTTTTAAACAACAGTGTTAAACCTGGTgcagaaacacatttttgtttttaatgtttaaaggcTGAACAACCACACAGTGACGGATGAAGCATAATTTTGATTTTTATCAAATGAAATTCACTCACACTTGATATACTTCACACTTATCAAGTGTGAAGTATATCacaaagaaaactttaaaaaatgaaaatgcattttttgaCAATAACTGGTGAGTAACTTTACCTGCAACAGCCACATGAATCTCTGCTGATGCCTGATTACCCAGATCATTAGTGGccacacagtaataaactccTCCATCTGTTACATTGAAGCTGTAAATCTCTCCTTCAGATACTTTCACAGCTCCATCTCTGCTCTTCTTGAACCAGGTGAAGCTGCTGACTGGAGGTTTGGCTCTGCTGGAGCAGGTCAGGTTCACCCAGCTGCCTGCTGACACCAAACCTGATGGACTGATGGATGCTGAGGTGTTTTTGGGAGCATCTGGAGAAAAGGAGTGACACAGATTACAtttgttacaaacagctgaCTTCCCATAAATCATGATGAGCGGACAGGATCCAACAACAAACTCTGATTGTCTTACATGAAACACTGAGAGTctcttctgtctctgctgtcttgGTGTCTTTTCCTTGGTTCACAGGATAtctggcagagcagctgatcttctttccatcatgtgtgtctGACAGAGTGATGGTCTGCTGGATTTTACTTGTAAAGCTTCCATCTGTgttttgctctgttttgttGTGAGAGTCTTGTTGGAGATTCCAGGTGAGTTGAGGAGGGGAGTGTGGACAGggagtgagagctgagcaggttATAGTGACAGACTCCTTCTCCTTCAGATCACCTGGGATTGTAATTTTGGGCCTCCAAGGAGAATCTGTGGTTTCACATCACAAACATATTAATACTACAGAGCACACTGCAgcttttaaaatctttaaaacttGTCCTGTGATATTTTACCCTTAAATTCAGACGTTTAGAAATGTAATCAAGTCCTCAGAATAATAACAGTACATAGACTGAAATAAGAAATTATAAACATCCTCTTAGGACAATTTTAGGACAATTTTTCATGGTATAAAATAAATCTCAAACTTTTTTACCTCTGACTGTTATTTGAAGAGGGTTGCAGTCTGCTGTCGCCTTGAATCTTTCACTGTCTACTCTGAAGAAGTATGTGTTTGTGGTGGTTAAATGAGAAAACAGAGTGGTGCAGTCTCTCTGACTCAGGTTTCCAGTAATACTCATTGGATAAGCTGCACCATTACTGTTGTAGATCACGTTGGTTGGATTTCTGGCATCAGTTTTAATCCACACTCCAAAGGTTTTTCCTGTGCTGATAAATGTCAGTCTTTCTTTGGGTCTGAAGCTACATGGGATTAACAAACAAGATCCACTCAGTGCTTCCATCTGCTTTGGGGCAGTTATGGAGATTGCTGTTTTATCAGAACAACCAGCCAAAGCACctgtaaataaaatttaatgatTAACCTGTTCAGACATTAATATTATACAATTAATTACATTATTATTCATTCTCACATTTCTGAGCAAATTTAtctctttttaattttcttttatttagaatttacaaaaaaaaacaaaaaaataattttttttaatagagaaCATAGGATAAAACACAACACGTatgaagaaaaatgaagaaaatgtgtgtgtgtgtggggggggggctgcCTATTAGTTACCATATATATAAAACAATTCAAAAATATGACATACATAATTTCAGAGGTTCTTACAAATTCAGGACCCCTTGGCAAAATGTAATGTTTCCATTTGTCCCAAATCTCAACAAGTGTATCATACTGAAACTGTTAGAaaattttttccattttgaacAACCTCATGCCAGTCATTTAGTGATGGGAGTTTTTTCACTTAGCCATCTCTTAGTGATAGTCTTACGGGCAGCCAAGCTCAAAGTGCCATATAACAGCTTGGTCACTTTATCCACGTTTACTGAGTATAAACATCCAAACAAGAGTTCAGTTAAAGGGAACTTGCATACTAAAGATAATCTGTAACTAAGAGTGTTTCGAAACCCAAAAAGTGTTTATCAGTGGGCAGGACCAAAACAAATGGAGCTGCTTTCTGAGAAAattattctctttttttaaattagtgagCTAACAATAAACTTTTTTATTCCTCTGTTGTTAACATTTtgtacataaaacattttaatctaAAGTCAGTAAATAAAGAGTTTGAAAAAGTAATGCTATGTTTGCTTGGTATCTAAATAATGTTCACATTGTAAAATAACTTCAGTGTTTTTGAATGACTGAACCAACAGCTCACCTGAAACAAACAGGACAGTCAGTAGCATGCCAACCGTCATCATGTTCACAGAGCTCTATTGCCTGGATTTCTaacgagaaaaaaaactgaaacaccGTTAATCATTATTATCTATGGTGCTGTAACATTATACTTATTCTGTATTTTAAGATTCACGGTAAACTTTTATCTACTTTTTCTTCTgttataaacatttaaaatataaaagtttTAGTGACACAAAGCCGTTTATTTAAAGCTGGAACATCAGTAAATAAAGTTATATATTCACTTGTCAGCACatcaaaaaaaaggaaaaaaagttatGGCACAGAAAATTATTGAATcaaatcaataaaatgttaCCAAAGAAGCCCAAGTGTATTCCtatcattttacagtttttgcaGAATTACAGTGAACCGTGCCGCCCAGCCAATGTTGAAAAAAAGGAACTACAGAAAGATGCTGTTTAAGAAAGTGCATTAAAATCAGTTTGTCACAAAGCTGCTAGGCGTCACACGATGCCCTGAAAAAAACTGTTTAGAAATACAGTCAGTCAATTCTGCTAACATCTTGTGATAGAGGAAGGAATCTTTAAAGTTTCAAAGTACCTACTCACCCTCAAAGACCTTTTGACTAACTTTAGTTATTCTAAGCCTGTCCATTTTTAAAGGACATATTTAATAACTAGCATAAAACAATACCAATAACATAACCAGTAATTAAGTGCACAGATATAGTGACGtgatttaaatgaataaattaatcAGATGCTGATGTCATCTATCATCTCTACTTTCTTTTCTGTAAACGTCACACACTGATTTTAATgttcccatgatgcactctTTTCTGGTAGTGAAGATGCTGCTATTCCCGCCCTCCTGTCTCTAAATTGACCTGACCTGGCCCATCACTAATGTGCTAAGCTGTTACCCTTTCCATTGCTTTATAGTCATTATAGCAGCTCATTTCCACCTTGCTGGCTGACGGCTTGTCTTTGACCCTCAGCTTTTTAATTGCCTGTTCCAATGTTGAACCGCCATTCTACTTTGTCCACTTGGATTTTTGTgttcattgaaaaaaaaaatacttgggTGACAGACATGCTgcctcaaaactgtaaaaatacCAAAGTTCCCATTCTACCTTTTTCTCAGTCTctaaaaacttttaatttacttgtaacatttattttattcaatttAGTGATAACAATGGAAAGTTACTCAAATTACTTTTACAGTGTGTAAACCAGGGTGgtcaaaatgttgaaatataATCGGAATAAGTGCATTCCTAAGTAAAAACAACTGACTGCTCTTTTGTATCCGAGTGTTTACTCTTGGGATTCTCGTAATTTGATTCACaattttaaacagtacatataattgtttatatatttttatggtCAAACAATTCAGTAAACTACAGAACACATACATTCATACAATCTGCTTAAAACAGGCTgtgaatagaaaaaaaagtctgtgaAACAGTGGCTCACCCAGCTGATTTGAAGCTAAAAATCCAAACAtaaattgtttttattctttcagctCTGTGCTGTTTAAGGGTTTGAGAGTAGAGTGTGAATATCCAAGCAAAATTCAAACATAGGCTTAGTCTATGTATCAATTTCATCAACAAGTATAGTCCTGTTTTAGGATCATATTTTTATGCTTAtagaacaataaaaatgtaaaactgttttttgccaactgaaaaaaacccctcaaggATTAAAGCTATGGTCatcagagaaacacaaaaaatttaTACACAACTGAAAGAATTTTTCACCATTTTACACCCTCTTAATCCCCCCACAGAGGTCTGAGGGATCTTgtagaaatgtgttttcagtATGGTGATACTGCCACTAAGAAGTGAACGATATTGCAGTACAAGAAAACCCAGGGTTTACCCTGAAGTTACCTGGGCAAGAAAATCCTGCTTTGTAGTATAAGCCTCTGAGGTTATTCTACCTCAAAAGATAAATAAGCAAATCTGTTTCGGACTTCAAAATCTCATGAGAGCACTAATTACTTGGGAGCTGGAAGCACTGAAGTGAATTTGTAATGTGTTCTGGTTTCCCCTCGGCCACGACGTGAGAAACACAAGACGATATGTATGATATCATAATCAACAAAGGTACTGTGGAAATAAAACATGTAGAGTAGTAGACTATAATATACTGTAAAAACAGTGTTGGAAACAGACTACCTAAGGAAGAGAGAAAGGAGTGAGGATGTTTTCTGTTAGAGAAGCACATTAACAGAAGATGCAAGAAAACACAAGCTGAATGCAATCTACATAGCATGTCAAAGTTTCCTTGGGCAACTGAAGGCTGAGTTGCttctgcatgcatgcatgtatatgtctgtgtgtgtaaatgctgaatagaaagcacttaaaaatagaaaaacggCTTGTGTGAAGGGGTGAATGCTGTGTTGTAAAAAGCACTTATAGTGCTCAAATAGGGTAGAAAATTTGTatagaagaaaaatattttttctgtttttttatgagATTTATGATATGCAGCATCACACTGGCTTAGGGATATGGTAGGAGCTTCATGTAAGTTGTATCTACATAGACAGGACTGgcaaaaagtttaaaaacaacttACCTTTTAGCTTCTTTATCAGTTCCTCAACACaagtattaaaattaaatttttatCTAACCACATTTGGGCTCTTTCATCAACATATGGTTAATCGTGAATCCAAAAGACAAACAATGAGCAGAACACTCACGCAGAGAGCTAAAATTTTGCTTGGAGGACTCAACCAACTTCCTCCCTGACCAACTTCCCCAAAATACAGTCCTTGAAACTGAGTGAAGTCTCATTGTCACAAGCACATATATTTAGATGTATCTTTTAGCACATCAGCACTGGCTGCATCAGCACTTGAAATaatgtgtgaaaaaaataaagtgtgaaaaaggCCTCAGTAGCAACACCAGGCGTGTGATTTTTTGATGTGAGTATAGTTATTAAAGACAGCACTTACTTTGTATctaagtcatttttaatgaagcAACAAGTCTAAATTTTGATGGCATGATATTAATTAATAGGATAGACTGGAAATAAGCTATTTCTGTTAAAACTCACCTTCTACTTCTGCAAAGTTTATGTTGATAGATGTAAATGACAAATCATGTGGtaaaatacattattataaaatcactcattaaaaacattacagtaCGCACAAATAATCTATTCATTTATTCCCCAAAACAGATCTCAGTGAATAGAAATAGTGGGTTGTTGTCGGATCATTTAAAAGCACAACAAAATCAGTAATTAAGCTATTTTTGTAACTCAACTTAAAAACTAAACTTAAAAACCtaacttacattttttttttatttctatatatgCCCTGGTGATTTGTCAAATCAAATacttttcaaaatattttttttttaatcttttttgaaTCTTTCTGTTGATGATGACCCCCTTTCAACAGGTTTTTGGTACTCTGgtacagttttttaaatatgtttctttttacattttacagaaaTGTCGGGACAATAGACTTACTGAAGTAAGAATTTAGCATTTAAAATAAGGATGTTTGCATTTAGAGagtgtttttcatttatattctcATTCAGCCTTCAGTGTGTTCTCAGGGTGGTTTAGTCAgcactttatatttttattaattttattgctATGTCGGgtttctgctattttattactatatttatatttgtattgtacagcactttggtctaccaggtgtgtttttaaagtgctatataaataaatgatgatgatgatgatacaaACTCAGACCTCTCACTGATATGACATTACATGCATTCTTGGAAACTGCAACTGAAAatcctgtaaataaaataattatataacAATAGTTATTCAATAATTATTGTCAAGAAGCCTGAGGTCCCTTGGCTTAGCTCCAACCAGAACTTAAgcaaaaggcctgaaatccaGCCTTTGTGGGTGTAAAGTAGCATAGACTGACAGAGTTTTATGTAGGTGCTTTTGCTGACAGTTATTTCTGTTGTAATCAAATCAGAAATGTAATCAAAATACAATCATAAATCAATAACTCTCtctaatttattttatattctggAATATACAAgaaatagatttaaatgttaaacaaatttcttcaatttaaagactgttgcatataatttaatttttgtttgatgaaatgtgcataaagtgaaaagattaaaactaataaaacaagtttttaaaagagactttttaatttaattacattttatatgatggattatgcagaaaaaatagaattgggctgaaaggtctagtgctttattacctattcaggttgtgtatcatgtactttaaaagtaactaagtaactaattacttttgaaaataagtaatcagtaaagtaacaggattacttttttggagaagtaatcactAATCTGTtaatgattacttttttcaagtaacttgaccaacactgctacTCACAGACAGCATTAAGTATATATCACTAAACTAAATTTAGCATTGCTCAATAGCTGCTTTTAGGTAGTATAattcagcggtccccaaccttttttgtgccacgacATTGTTTATGTCAgaaaatattttcacggactgacctttaaggtgttgcggataaatacaacaaaataaaaccagtactggtacccccaaaaaatatttattcataacaccgggaaaagacccagggaaactgtgttaatgaaaaaaaaaaaataacgctAAAAACCGATAAcaaccctgaaaaccatgaatttcacacctgagcctcaactcttggggtaccaaacgactcacggaccagtACCGGCCCGAGCcctgggggttggggactgctggtATAATTGACCAGGATAGTGTGTTTTTAACAAATCTGGTGCACAAATGTTTTATCCAAAAAAGGTTGGTGAGCACATAAGTTTGACTCCAAACTGAGTCATGCAAATCAACTTTTTTACCGGATGTTCTATTAGCAGTATGTTTGTTTGATCATGGATTGACGTTTGTGGATGTTTCACCTGTTCAGTTAGAAAGCATGTGTGGTTTACTCTGAATCGATTCATATACAGCGACTGTTTTCACTGGATCTTTGGTTAGGAGCACGTGTGTTTAATGGAGTGAATGTCATGGCAGAGGCCGTCAGAGGCAGAGTGGACCCACGGAACAGATAAAACTCAGACACAAGGAGCTGcgtgaaatatattttaataaagaATGTGGGATTCTATACAGTGCTTGTGAACGTGAAACAGTGACAAGGGTGAATTAACAACATCTATTTCCAAGAGACTAATGAACGGGGCAGGGCTATATACCAGGGAACACACAAAATATAATTTAGCTATGAGTAATGGGGGTACTTGGAGAGATAGTAACATTCACTATGAATTCACTATGGGTGGCTCACAATGAACAGGGGAGTGATGATTAACACGTGAAACAAGGAAACTAGTATGACAAGGAATTACTCCTCAGGTTGGGGCTAGCAGCGGTGGCTAACATAGGTAAACTGAGGCTTAAACTCTGATATTCAGAGCTCTGATATTCAGCCCAAACATGGGCTGCAGTCTGGGGACACGTCAGTGAGCGACGGTCAAAAGGGCTGAAACAGAGGACAGTAGTAGTGTGAAGTCTTAAACGTGTTGCAGGAAATATCCGGAGTGATTAACTTGCAGCGGCTTACTTGTTTGCAGGTAGAGGCACGTGTGAGGAGGAGGTTGGTTTGGGTGAGTTTAAGGTGTTCCAATCCGTGAGAGCAGGGAGGAAGATGTAACAGAGTTAGAAAACAGCTTAATAAATCTCCTCAAAATTGATGTGCTTTCTGAATAGTTGGAGCCACCTGGTGGAAAAATACCACAACTGCATTGTTAAGGTTCTAAATCACTGCACAGTACATGCctcagcaagggaaaataatcCCAAGCTGGAGGTAGGTGCACGTGAGTGATGCTGTTGTCATTTTTGTATGTTCATtagtaaaaacattttcatagcAGTAATTGGTAATATTACTATTTTTATTATGAGCAGTACTAGCATGTACCCTGAAAGTTACAGTCATTTTGGTGTATTAATAGAAACTTTATTCACAAGTAGTATTTTGGTGAGCATGCTAAGCTAATACTAGTTAGCTTGTCGGGTGCTTTCTGCTTTCTAGCGCTAATATTTTCTATGAGATTGTAACTGTTCTAATCCTTGTTAACAGCACTGAATGTTGCCGTTTCATAACACACTGTTGATGTCGACTCTGTGCTGTTATCTCTGTATCAGTTACCAGAATAAAGAGGGAACCCAGAGTAAGAGCAAGTCCAGTTTCACACcacatgcaaaatacatttcaccgtgagtgtcagcagtgtctgaagatgtaTTGGCACAAGGCTCATGTCTCTGCAGCCCATGGTTTAGGAGATAAGAGGAGgggaaaatgcctcccgtttaagaatttcagctctgatttTCATGAAGTCTCTGTAGACTTTGAATTGGGAGTTTTCCGACCTTGTGTTGCTCTAAAGCAATTTGCGAGAGAACGGTACCTCCCACAATAATGacggtgacattttctgaaagccaacgacaatacctacgttttgatgtataatttgtgtggatGGAGTGAAAACTGAGTGAGTATTTGTTCAGACATGAACAATAGATTCAAACGTTTCAGTGTGTGCTCTGTTCAGAGTGACCTTAGCGATAGCAACCCATTTTCTGTCCTCATGATTcatgcaaaaattaaaaattcattGTAGGACAACGGTAAGAGATATGAAAGAGCTGAGTTATAGAGTGATAGACCAAGAAtgagagaacattttaaagttggaATGGTGTTTGTGGGTGAAATCATGTGGAAGTAGTTCAACAGAACAGCTCACCTCTGTTGTTCACCTGAAGAACAACAGAATTATCCTGCCAAGATATCTTCATGATGCATTATCTTACATGCATACTCAAAACAGGACCACTTTTGCATAGCTGGTGCATGTGCTATGAAGCGAAACAcaacttctttaaaaaacacttgaaaagtttcaaaaatgtaactaaaacattgacaataaaacatcaaagtcATATTGCTTTCAGTTGGGAGACATGTGACCTCAAGAGACTGACCACTGGCCCAGGTAAGATGCTTTCTTTAAACGCATTGGACTGGGGCTGTACGATATCAGAGACTCTTCAGTTAGCATTCAAGGTGTTAAATGTTAGATGGGCAAAACACCAACATTTATCGTGCAGATTTAGTTGTTTGTATAAAAGTCCATTGTGAAATGCTGGTGTTTCACAAGATCTACCATGTTGTTGTGAAGGATGAGAAGTTATTGTTGATTACTTTTGCACTGCAAACAGTGTGTCTCAGTGAGCATTTCAATGCTTTTCAAGATCTGTGTACAAGAGACGGACCCCATGTAATTTATGAAGAGCTTTTCTGTTGTAAAGTATTTGATTTACAGGTGCCATACAGTCATCGTGATTCCAGTTTTTATATTGTACCATACTGTTTCCTCCGAACAATAAAGGTGgctgttaaaatacaaatatttttttctgatttatttattgtacCTTTAAAACCTTGCAGTGAATGATTGTAATACAGTTATATAGGAACTGAAATAAAGTtaatttttcttctatttagaaTTCTATTCAGAGTAAAATTCAGttctgtaaaatgtaaaatgactGAAATTCTGTTCTATTTAGAATAAAATTAGGGtggagtttttattttatactaaacctataaactaaatataaaatatttgcaCTAAATAGAGTAAATTTAACTCTGAAAGTTTAACTCTGCTGTAAGAGTAACTTTTACTCCATTTAGACTGGGACCAAATACTGTCTTTTTTAGAGTAAAATTTTATTCCATTTGAGTAAAATTTACTCAGTGAATTTTACTCTCTCGTAGCCACTGTTGTGAGCTGTTGTTTCTAGAGGCTCAGTTATGGACATCTTGTTGTAGTCCTTATCCATCTAGAATGCCTTATTTGATAGTTGGGGTTTCCTTAATTTAGCCTTCTGCCCTTCCTCCATAAAGGAAGCTCTTAATGTATATTTTCTTAAATCTACACTCATTTGAAACTAGACACAAACTCATCTGTACTAAAACAAaattactttctttttctttctgctggTTCAGATCAAGATGCTCCAACAAACAGGCAGAAAACTATGAGCAGACTAACATCCAATCACATCAacagaaacattaaaatgtaaacatattCAGTGCAGTGCTTAAGAATTAAAGCCTTTTCAGAATGAGCTTGTATGCAAATTTATTATGTAACGTATATAGGCACAGAAAGTGTTGCaattaagcaaaaaaaaaaaaaaggaaaaaaaagaaaagaatcatcAAAAATTCACTACAAAATAAATGGAGGTGACTCTAAATAATAATGACCTGGTCCTGATGTTTCTTAAGAGAAGGCAGGGAGAATTTCATATTTTGATCCAGAAGTTGAAACTATGACAGTCGCTTTCGTACCTATCCCTCCACAGCACAGCGGTATATCTCAAACTTCCATGTCCTAGTTGCCAACCTCAGTAGCCTGGGATCTACTACCAGGCGACACACATTGCTCCTGACCTCTACACTTTTGTGGGTGGCAGGCCTAGAATAAATAAATCCACGTATTTATAAAGTGGAAAATGgagattaatattaaaaaactgaGGTTTTTAGCATCTTTAACACTGGTTATCACAGAAGTAACACCAAGGTCTTTACAGGGTAGAGtaatattacattacattaaattaaatgcatatttataATAACTCAAGTTAGTAAAAAGGTTTTTGGGTTGAGAAAGCAACTTTTGACTTCTTGTGATCCGCTTCAAACAGTTAAAGCTAAAGAATtctaatttttttcttattaagtTAACAACATGAATATAAGCTTAATTCTGAAATTCCACCAAAGATGCACATTAGATGAATATTTCCTCACACTATgaggttatttatttatttgacacTGACAGAGCCACTCAAAATTTGACaaaaagagaaatgtaaagaaGTGCCATGTTGTGGCTGATTAATTTGTGAAACAGTgacaaagcaaaagcagaaacACTGAAGTACTTGTGGAAGTTTACTAACAGCTCTCTGTAGGCAAGGGTGTCATGGGATACTGCAAATTTTGGAATTGATCCAATataaagtaaatacagggccagtattACAGACACCAATACCCATAGTTTTACATTGTAAAGGCAGATTGTGTAGGGGAGAGCGTGTGTCATGGCTTATGAGATCATCAATTTGCCAATACTGAACAATTCAAATGACCATTACCTCAGTGTGACTTACATTCCACAATGATCAGTTAACACAACAAAACGCACCTTTCAgcatttcatgtattttttaaagttgaTTTTTGGAGACATGGAACGTAAATGTGCCTGTCAAAGACATTTCTCTTAGTGCATATTGTaggtatattttttcatttccaaaaaaTGATTTATATATCACAGTTGAGAgggctacatactgaacttagaGGTGTCATGTTCAAAATTTTCAGAAGGAATTCAGGAGAAAATATCTGTCgtttaaaaagattttatttgCTTCAGCAGTTGAAATTACAAGTGTTACAGTACTGTACCTTTGTGTGAACCAGGGAACTGCTTCAAAGAAAAGATGACACTGAATCAGGCAGTGCAGGTTTTATACTGCGACAATCACAGAGATTATTATGGCTATCTTCTAACACAAACTGGCTAACAC
It contains:
- the LOC106096898 gene encoding sialoadhesin, giving the protein MMTVGMLLTVLFVSGALAGCSDKTAISITAPKQMEALSGSCLLIPCSFRPKERLTFISTGKTFGVWIKTDARNPTNVIYNSNGAAYPMSITGNLSQRDCTTLFSHLTTTNTYFFRVDSERFKATADCNPLQITVRDSPWRPKITIPGDLKEKESVTITCSALTPCPHSPPQLTWNLQQDSHNKTEQNTDGSFTSKIQQTITLSDTHDGKKISCSARYPVNQGKDTKTAETEETLSVSYAPKDTSASISPSGLVSAGSWVKLTCSSRAKPPVSSFTWFKKSRDGAVKVSEGEIYSFNVTDGGVYYCVATNDLGNQASAEIHLSTLTYCEAGNLVGVYTIMKTVGIIMLVSTLSIFECWFKSRRFNKQT